One genomic segment of Ipomoea triloba cultivar NCNSP0323 chromosome 9, ASM357664v1 includes these proteins:
- the LOC116029657 gene encoding uncharacterized protein LOC116029657, with protein sequence MHDEMWDVITDGPIQILQVNPNRVATDPTSPEMILKEKSLLTTEERTRENLDNIAKDILYKALDESLFPRVRKCKNAKDIWDVLMLIGDGDEQEKENKLMIAMKKFEDFKLNPKESITEMEARFIKLLMEINDLDEKKLTQKEINLKILRGLSKSWEMKVVAMRDHRDLKTTSTTQIFSDLKAYEFEKEAQNDEELETRNIALVANHQSSSSTPRSNTNPSSDFFTDDQLALFMRRFKRFMRKNQSYDNFDKTRRTKYQNNDKASGSRTHEKDEIQVLCYNCRKPGHFKAECPYPIVKKHQDEHNYKKNSGNYHNPKSASNDADEEPNKNQKNDRRRKALAVEEKSGEKNDESCTSSSSLESDSSEDEKGLLCLFSQEDSDVELCFMADEEEVTSQNHSSNYSSESTYHENPREAFERMMKSFDGIEDSHLRLKEENAKLLAERQDLEDLRSKNAEMLESKASLRSKFIFLRKSVKRRMIESKICVRYLRHLQIHLD encoded by the coding sequence atgcatgatgagatgtgggacgtGATAACTGATGGACCCATCCAGATACTACAAGTGAACCCCAATCGTGTTGCTACCGATCCGACATCACCAGAAATGATTCTAAAGGAGAAATCCTTGCTAACTACTGAAGAGAGAACCCGAGAAAATCTCGACAATATAGCCAAGGATATACTCTACAAGGCATTGGATGAATCATTGTTTCCgagagtaagaaagtgcaagaaTGCTAAAGACATCTGGGATGTACTTATGCTCATAGGTGATGGAGACGAacaagagaaggagaacaagctaaTGATTGCCATGAAAAAGTTTGAAGATTTCAAACTCAATCCAAAGGAGTCCATAACTGAAATGGAAGCTCGGTTCATAAAGTTATTGATGGAAATCAATGACCTTGATGAGAAAAAGCTAacacaaaaggagataaacTTGAAGATTCTCCGAGGACTATCCAAAAGCTGGGAAATGAAAGTAGTAGCTATGCGAGATCATAGAGACCTCAAGACAACGAGTACTACTCAGATCTTTAGTGATCTGAAAGCCTACGAGTTCGAGAAGGAAGCTCAAAATGATGAAGAACTTGAGACGAGAAATATAGCCTTAGTTGCAAATCatcaatcttcatcatcaacaccaaGGTCAAATACTAATCCCTCATCTGATTTTTTCACTGATGATCAGCTTGCTTTGTTCATGAGAAGGTTCAAAAGATTCATGCGAAAGAATCAATCCTATGATAACTTTGACAAGACGAGAAGAACGAAGTACCAAAACAATGACAAGGCTAGCGGATCCAGAACACATGAGAAGGATGAAATACAAGTGCTGTGTTATAACTGCCGAAAACCTGGACACTTCAAAGCTGAATGTCCATATCCCATCGTCAAGAAGCATCAGGATGAGCACAACTACAAGAAGAATTCGGGAAATTATCACAACCCGAAGAGTGCATCAAATGATGCTGACGAAGAGCCAAACAAAAACCAGAAGAATGATAGGCGAAGGAAGGCTCTAGCTGTAGAAGAGAAGTCAGGAGAAAAGAACGACGAGTCATGCACTTCCAGCTCAAGTTTAGAAAGTGACAGTtcggaagatgagaaaggactACTGTGTCTTTTCAGTCAAGAGGACTCGGATGTAGAGCTGTGCTTTAtggcagatgaagaagaggtaacttcACAAAACCACTCTTCTAATTATAGTTCCGAATCCACATATCATGAAAACCCTAGGGAAGCAttcgaaagaatgatgaagagtTTTGATGGTATTGAGGATTCACACCTCAGACTCAAAGAAGAGAATGCTAAGCTATTggcagaaagacaagatctcgaggacTTAAGATCCAAAAATGCTGAGATGCTTGAATCTAAAGCCAGCTTGAGAAGCAAGTTCATCTTCTTGAGGAAGAGTGTAAAGCGAAGGATGATAGAGAGCAAAATTTGCGTGCGGTACTTGcgacatttacaaattcatctagattaa